From one Archocentrus centrarchus isolate MPI-CPG fArcCen1 unplaced genomic scaffold, fArcCen1 scaffold_64_ctg1, whole genome shotgun sequence genomic stretch:
- the LOC115777699 gene encoding oocyte zinc finger protein XlCOF6-like: MSSAECVREFKKERVTAAEAETAEGEPGGRRLLDITWKPEITQRGTDLPQQHVCKQEEVLTEQQLWNQERSSRLDQEEPEPPRIKEEEEELCSSQEVKEENDTFIPVLEKIPIQHEGDIDHQCRPSDVIWKPEIKLQRIDLPQQHVCKQEEEVLTEQQLWNQERSSSLDQEEPEPPRIKEEEEELCISQEVKEENDTFMVTLASAESDHSESEPISARLLSHSSPETKSRDQEGTKNVDSRTSTEPRRKTEDCRNKGHRNTAGNCSTGKKPVKCAFCEKVFKHKSQMERHHRIHTGERPYSCATCGKGFSQSSNLTVHMRTHTGEKPFSCETCGKHFTCSYSLLVHMRIHTGAKPYSCKACGKNFNSSFNLKVHVNTHVGERPYSCKLCGKTFSQPSNLNVHMRTHTGEKPCLCNTCGKRFTDLSALKNHMVVHTGEKLYSCQTCGKNLSSRKGLSVHIRTHTGERPYLCNTCGKRFTELTALKKHVMIHTGEKPYICNTCGKGFIQNIHLLYHMRTHTGEKPYPCNTCEKRFKDPSKLKIHMRIHTGRNQSSGASVGGGYPADQA; encoded by the exons ATGTCTTCagctgagtgtgtgagagagtttaAGAAGGAGCGGGTAACTGCTGCTGAAGCGGAAACCGCGGAGGGGGAGCCGGGCGGGCGCAGACTGCTGGACATCACCTGGAAACCCGAAATAACGCAGCGAGGGACAG ACCTCCCACAGCAACATGTCTGTAAGCAGGAGGAGGTTCtcactgagcagcagctctggaaCCAGGAGAGGAGCTCCAGGCTGGACCAGGAGGAACCAGAACCTCCTCGGattaaagaggaagaggaggagctctgcagcagtcaggaggTGAAGGAGGAGAACGATACCTTCATCCCTGTTCTGGAAAAAATTCCCATCCAGCATGAGGGAGACATCGATCACCAGTGCAGACCGTCAGATGTCatctggaaacctgaaatcaaGTTGCAGAGAATCG ACCTCCCACAGCAGCATGTCTgtaagcaggaggaggaggttctcactgagcagcagctctggaaCCAGGAGAGGAGCTCCAGCCTGGACCAGGAGGAACCAGAACCTCCTCGGattaaagaggaagaggaggagctcTGCATCAGTCAGGAGGTGAAGGAGGAGAACGATACCTTCATGGTGACTCTTGCTTCTGCTGAAAGTGACCACAGTGAATCTGAACCAATCAGTGCCCGGCTCCTGTCTCACAGCTCCCCTGAAACCAAGAGCCGAGATCAGGAAGGAACCAAGAACGTGGACTCAAGAACGAGTACAGAGCCAAGAAGGAAGACGGAAGACTGCAGGAACAAAGGTCACAGGAACACGGCAGGTAACTGTAGTACAGGTAAAAAGCCTGTAAAATGCGCTTtctgtgaaaaagtttttaaacacAAGTCTCAGATGGAGAGACATCACAGGATCCACACAGGTGAGAGGCCGTACTCCTGCGCAACGTGCGGGAAAGGTTTCAGCCAAAGCAGCAATCTGACCGTCCACATGAGAACGCACACAGGCGAGAAGCCGTTTTCCTGTGAAACGTGCGGGAAGCATTTCACCTGCAGTTACAGTTTGTTGGTCCAcatgagaattcacacaggtgcCAAGCCGTATTCCTGCAAAGCATGCGGGAAAAATTTCAACAGTAGCTTCAACCTCAAAGTCCACGTGAACACGCACGTAGGAGAGAGGCCCTATTCCTGCAAATTGTGCGGGAAAACCTTCAGTCAGCCGAGCAACTTGAACGTTCACATGAGaactcacacaggtgagaagccgtgCCTTTGCAACACCTGCGGGAAAAGGTTCACCGACTTATCAGCGCTGAAAAACCACATGGTCgtccacacaggtgagaaactgTACTCGTGCCAAACCTGTGGGAAAAATCTCAGCTCGAGGAAAGGCCTGTCGGTCCACATAAGAACCCACACAGGTGAGAGGCCGTACCTTTGCAacacctgtgggaaaagattcaCCGAGCTGACGGCACTGAAGAAGCATGTGATGATCCACACGGGCGAGAAGCCCTACATTTGTAACACTTGTGGAAAAGGGTTCATTCAAAACATCCACTTGCTCTATCACATGAGGACTCACACAGGGGAGAAGCCTTACCCCTGCAACACCTGTGAGAAACGATTTAAAGATCCGTCCAAGCTGAAAATTCAcatgagaattcacacaggtCGGAATCAAAGCTCAGGAGCGTCTGTGGGGGGGGGTTACCCGGCCGACCAGGCTTGA